AGCTGAGCTTTTAGAAAAAATGCCACCTTATCATGGTGGTGGAGAAATGATCAAATCCGTTAGTTTATTAGAGAGTACTTATGCTGATTTACCTTTCAAATTTGAGGCTGGAACTCCAAATATTGCTGATACCATTGGTTTTGGAGCAGCCATAGACTTCTTAAAAAAATACGGAGCTCATAATATCGCAGCACATGAAAAAATGCTCCACGATTACGCAACTGAAGAGTTAAGCAAAATTGAAGGGATTCGTTTTATCGGAACCTCAAAACACAAAGCTGGAGTAATTTCATTTTTAATTGGAGATATCCATCCATATGATCTGGGTGTGATTTTAGACCAACTAGGTATTGCAGTACGTACGGGACATCATTGTACCGAACCATTAATGCAACACTTTAATATTCCTGGAACCGTTCGAGCTTCATTTGCAATCTATAATACCAAAGAAGAAGTCGATCAATTTATTGCAGGTGTAAAACGTGCACAAAGAATGTTATCTTAAATAGATACGAAATGACGATTAAAGAAAAACAAGATCAGATCATAGAAGAGTTCGCCATGTTCGATGAGTGGATGGATAAATATGAGAATATTATCGATTACGGAAAAGAACTTGAAGGGTTAAATGATTCTGATAAGACTGATGAAAATATCGTACGCGGTTGTCAAAGTAATGTTTGGCTAACTGCAACCGAAAAAGATGGAAAATTAATTTTTAATGCAGATTCAGATGCCATTATTACAAAAGGGATCATTGGGTTATTGTTAGAGATATTTTCCGGACATACCCCTCAGGAAATTGCAACAACCGAACTATACGCGATTGATGAAATAGGGTTGAAAGAGCATCTTTCTCCAAATAGAGCCAATGGACTCACATCAATGGTGAACAAAATTAAAATGACGGCTTTGGCTTATAGAGCGAAGCAAAACGGATGAGGCTATGAAAATGAATAAAAAATTATTAGGAAATGAAATTATTCGGGTCTTAAAAACTATTTATGATCCGGAAATTCCTGTCGATGTATACGAACTGGGATTGATCTATGATGTTCAAATTAAAGATGATTATTCTGTATTCATCCTAATGACATTAACAACTCCAAACTGTCCGGTAGCAGAATCTCTTCCACAAGAAGTAGAAGATAAAGTTGCAGGAATTCATGATGTAACAAAAGCATCGGTGGATATTACATTTGAACCGCCATGGACCAAAGACATGTTAAGTGAAGAAGCTATGCTTGAACTGGGAATGCTATAAAATTGAAACAGCCGAAATAAATATTTCGGCTGTTTTTTTATGGATAATATTGTTTGATCCTGATCCTTGTATTGTGTGTTCGAATGGGTAACCATTCTTTCAACTTCTTCATTCTGGCATTCTTTGTTGAGGTCCCTATCTTTCGGGACCAATTAATAAACAATGTTGGAATCGTATCTAATTTCTCTCCACTATTTTCAATTACATCGCCAAACGCCAATGTATTCACACCAGAGTACATAGAACGAATTTCATCCGAAATCTGTTGATAATCTATCATCATAGAATCTCGTTTATGAATCTGATTATTTAATTCATTAATCACAGAATCTTTCATACTTAGATTCATCCTATTCTCCAACATCATCGCATTAAAAGCCGATTGATTTTCTTCATTTTGACTAGAGGAACTTTGTTCTAACTCTTTAATCTTGTCTGATAGTAATTCATCATGAATATCTTGAATAATGTGCAACTCCGTATTCTCCAGATTATATTCCTGCAACTTGGCCACCCAGGACTGAATTGTAGAATCACCAACCGTTTGTCCTCCCATTAAAATCTCAATTTTTGAATCTCGATTCGGATTAAAATTAAAATTCTCAGCAATTACAAAGCTATTGCTATGTTGGATTTCCTCCTTTACAAATCTATTTGCAGCAGATTCGAATAAAGATTTACGAGTCGCATTGATAAAAAAGAAAATACTTGGAACTATTAATACAATCATCGATACCGTGATAATGATCTTTGCTTTCTTCTCTTTTCTCTTATTAACGAAAGTATGAATAGGGAATCCTATCACACGCACAAAAACGGTTGTAGAAATACTGATAATTACAGAATTCAGCATAAACAGGTACATCGCACCCAATGCAAATTCCATTTGAAATGTGGCCAGTCCATAACCTACTGTGCATAATGGTGGCATCAGAGCAGTTGCAATAGCCACCCCTGGAATTACGGTTAGCCCCTGAGTCTTTTTTGTTCCAGCAATAGCACCAGCCAATCCACCAAATGTAGCTACCAATACATCTAGTATTGTTGGAGCCGTTCGTGCTAAGATTTCTGTATCCGCCTTATCTATTGGAGTCAATAAAAAATACAACCAGGATGTAATTAAACTTACGGTAACCATGATGACAAAATTCATGAATGACCGTTTCAGTAAGTCAAATCTATTGGTCCCCAATGAAAAACCAACTCCAACAATGGGTCCCATTAATGGAGAAATTAACATGGCTCCGATAATGATCGCTGTAGAATTAGAATTTAACCCAATCGAAGCAATAAATATTGAGATGATCAATACCCAAACGTTAAAGCCCTGAAACTTGATTCCTTCCGCAATTCTCCTTGGAGACTCTTCATAATCAATCTCACTCTTTACACTGACCAGTGAAACCAAAAACTCTTTCAACGAGCTATATAAACCCGTCACCTTTTCTTTTACTTCGTGTTTTGCATCCTCTAACTTCTCTTGTTCCTGATTCTGGTTATCTTCAGCGGGATTCATTGGCGTAATTTTTCGGAAAGTTAGTAAATATAATTTTTTCCAAAATTCAAATCAGTATTACTTATTCGCTTATTTCTAAACATGCGGGTATAACATGTATTTTTGTTGTTCAATCAGATCGAACATATGTCAGAAATCATCAACAGAGTAGAAAAAAGTGGTCTTATTCAAATTGATTTGGCAGACTATTATACCCATGGAAAAAGAACCATACTAGATATCAAACCATGGCTATTTGAAGAACTCATACTTAAAGAGAAGGATTTCAGAGATTATGTTAAAAATCATGATTGGAATCAATATCAGGACCATTTCGTTTCTGTGATCTGTAGTGTGGATGTCATTGTTCCTTCATGGGCATATCTTTTAATTGCGATAGAATTAGAATCTATTGCTAAAAAAGTGGTCTTTGGAAATACGGAAACTATGGAAACCATATTGTTTGAGGAATATTTCAATCAATTTGATTTTGTTCAATATCAAGACAAAATGCTAATTGTTAAAGGTTGTGGACATCTTCCTATTCCACAACAGGCTTATATGCACTTTATAATCAAAGCAAAACCCTTTGCAAAGTCTATTATGTTTGGAGAACCTTGTTCTGCTGTACCTTTGTACAAACGGTCAAAGAAATAAAACATAAACAAGTTACAACTCCTATCAGGTTTTATTAGATTTGCTCACCCAATACTCAACAAAATGGATCAAAAAATTCTAATCACTGGAGGTGCAGGTTTTATCGGTAGTCATGTTGTCAGACTATTTGTTCAGAATTACCCCAATTATCATATCTATAATCTGGATAAACTTACTTATGCGGGGAACCTGGAAAACATCAGAGATATAGAAGATGCTTCTAACTATACCTTCATTAAAGGGGATATCGTTGATGCTAGTTTTATTCAATCCATTTTTGAAGAGCACCAGTTTGATGCAGTAATTCATTT
This genomic interval from bacterium SCSIO 12643 contains the following:
- a CDS encoding DUF2480 family protein, which gives rise to MSEIINRVEKSGLIQIDLADYYTHGKRTILDIKPWLFEELILKEKDFRDYVKNHDWNQYQDHFVSVICSVDVIVPSWAYLLIAIELESIAKKVVFGNTETMETILFEEYFNQFDFVQYQDKMLIVKGCGHLPIPQQAYMHFIIKAKPFAKSIMFGEPCSAVPLYKRSKK
- a CDS encoding DUF389 domain-containing protein, which produces MNPAEDNQNQEQEKLEDAKHEVKEKVTGLYSSLKEFLVSLVSVKSEIDYEESPRRIAEGIKFQGFNVWVLIISIFIASIGLNSNSTAIIIGAMLISPLMGPIVGVGFSLGTNRFDLLKRSFMNFVIMVTVSLITSWLYFLLTPIDKADTEILARTAPTILDVLVATFGGLAGAIAGTKKTQGLTVIPGVAIATALMPPLCTVGYGLATFQMEFALGAMYLFMLNSVIISISTTVFVRVIGFPIHTFVNKRKEKKAKIIITVSMIVLIVPSIFFFINATRKSLFESAANRFVKEEIQHSNSFVIAENFNFNPNRDSKIEILMGGQTVGDSTIQSWVAKLQEYNLENTELHIIQDIHDELLSDKIKELEQSSSSQNEENQSAFNAMMLENRMNLSMKDSVINELNNQIHKRDSMMIDYQQISDEIRSMYSGVNTLAFGDVIENSGEKLDTIPTLFINWSRKIGTSTKNARMKKLKEWLPIRTHNTRIRIKQYYP
- a CDS encoding SufE family protein, which translates into the protein MTIKEKQDQIIEEFAMFDEWMDKYENIIDYGKELEGLNDSDKTDENIVRGCQSNVWLTATEKDGKLIFNADSDAIITKGIIGLLLEIFSGHTPQEIATTELYAIDEIGLKEHLSPNRANGLTSMVNKIKMTALAYRAKQNG
- a CDS encoding DUF59 domain-containing protein — translated: MKMNKKLLGNEIIRVLKTIYDPEIPVDVYELGLIYDVQIKDDYSVFILMTLTTPNCPVAESLPQEVEDKVAGIHDVTKASVDITFEPPWTKDMLSEEAMLELGML